From the Populus nigra chromosome 13, ddPopNigr1.1, whole genome shotgun sequence genome, the window GTCTGCAATTTGTTAAACCATTGCTAAATAAAGGAAAATCCAAATCAAAGGGAACATGCAGCACAGCACAGATGAACAAAATAACTATCAGGATTTGTGCTGTTGGTGCTAAGGATATGGGAGGGTAGCAATGTGGTTATGAGCCACTGTTCCAATCCACAGCTTCCCTTCTACTTCCCTGACTTCACTCACTAGCTTCATTACTTCACCCTTTGGATCCTCAAGAACTTCCAAGATCTCTCCATTCTCATTGAAGAGGGATACAACTGTGTACATCTTCATGCCCATCATCCTGGCTAAGTACCTCATTTGGATTGGCAACCGGAAATAAACACTCTTCATCCATGGATTCTGAGTAAGAACCTCCTGTGCTGCTGTCCTGCAGCAATCTATTGCAACCCAGAATTGGCCTCTATCATTAAGTCTTACGTTGTCCGGAAAACCAGGCAGGTTTGCGACAAGTTCCACCCTCCCGGTCTTCGGTCCTTCCAGCCAGTATTTCATTAGCCTGTGGCATTACCATACATGTTTTACAAAATGATCAAGCTTGTCATAACCTACTACTCATCATGCACTCATGTCCATGATGTTCATAGTGCAATCTTTGAATGGAGTACtaatttggtttgttttagTCGGTCGCTGAAACGATCGAATTGGATCATACAACATCTCAATATTTATGTCAggatattgaaattttttgttgaattacAAGGATGTATGCACATTACCTGCAATTGGTAGTCTCGGTGAAGACAATGAAAGTTTGGTCCCTAGATAGTTGCACTCCATTTGGAAATGCTAGGCCATCCAATACTACATGAGTTGTTTTGGTAGGAGGGTCATATCTGAGAAGCCTACCAGTGGATTCTCCTTCCAACAATATGAAGAAATGGTCCCTGCAAAACAAATTCCTATCAACAGCTCCAAAATTGTACAGAAAGAGCCAAATCTTGTAAAAACAAATTCCATTTTTGTGTGCTCTTACACTCTGTCGTATCTCTTGCTGGTGTCAGTAAAGAAGATGGATCCATTCTTGTGTATATCAAGGTCATTTGCAAAGAGTATTGGGTCCCCTCCCAAATGAGTTGCCAAAGGAGTAGCAAGCCCTCCTTCAGGTCCAACTACCAGAAGGCCATAATAAGCATCAGCAATGTACAAATTCCCACTCTCTTTGTGGAACCTTAGACCCAGGGGGCGACCACACAGTTTCTCATGCTTCCATTGCTTAGATGTGGTCGAGTCAACTCCTCTAGCACAAAGTTTCTCAGACCTTTCAAAGCCAATTCGAAGAATAGTTAGTACATATCAGTAAGGAGATATTAAAAGAGAGAACAAATTCATG encodes:
- the LOC133670938 gene encoding protein STRICTOSIDINE SYNTHASE-LIKE 13-like: MEKKGSQRDGTLLQHPLLLVLALAISFVIMDPFRMGPLGDHDFKPFKHDLAPYKQVMEHWPRDNRSRLGSGNLEFVDEVFGPESLEFDSLGRGPYAGLADGRVVRWMGQDVGWETFALVTTNWSEKLCARGVDSTTSKQWKHEKLCGRPLGLRFHKESGNLYIADAYYGLLVVGPEGGLATPLATHLGGDPILFANDLDIHKNGSIFFTDTSKRYDRVDHFFILLEGESTGRLLRYDPPTKTTHVVLDGLAFPNGVQLSRDQTFIVFTETTNCRLMKYWLEGPKTGRVELVANLPGFPDNVRLNDRGQFWVAIDCCRTAAQEVLTQNPWMKSVYFRLPIQMRYLARMMGMKMYTVVSLFNENGEILEVLEDPKGEVMKLVSEVREVEGKLWIGTVAHNHIATLPYP